One Brassica napus cultivar Da-Ae chromosome A5, Da-Ae, whole genome shotgun sequence DNA window includes the following coding sequences:
- the LOC106453210 gene encoding zinc finger CCCH domain-containing protein 33: MDFNAGVPMSSLSPLMTQEAMWQMNLSQDETMETGSYPERPGEPNCSYYIRTGLCRFGSTCRFNHPPDRELVIATARMRGEYPERIGQPECEYYLKTGTCKFGVTCKFHHPRNKAGIAGRVSLNMLGYPLRSNEVDCAYFLRTGHCKFGATCKFNHPQPQPQPTTNLMVPTSGQQQSYPWSSASFIPSPRWQDPSGYTPLLMPQGVVPVQGWNPYTGQLGAVSPSGTGNDHNSYRNMQQNEAGSQSQGSVSGLNTASSVPLGGFYALPSESVFPERPGQPECQFYMKTGDCKFGTVCKFHHPRDRQAPPPDCLLSPIGLPLRPGEPLCVFYSRYGICKFGPSCKFHHPMEVFAYDNTASETDEVVEASGGHSRRVSVSETRQATTSGEDTTN; the protein is encoded by the exons ATGGATTTTAACGCCGGAGTTCCTATGTCCTCTCTTTCACCTCTGATGACTCAAG AGGCAATGTGGCAAATGAATTTAAGTCAGGATGAAACGATGGAAACAGGTTCTTACCCTGAACGACCAGGAGAGCCCAATTGTTCTTATTACATCAGAACTGGTCTTTGTAGATTTGGCTCCACTTGTCGCTTCAACCATCCTCCTGATCGTGAACTG GTTATAGCCACTGCAAGGATGAGAGGAGAATACCCTGAAAGGATTGGTCAGCCTGAATGCGAG TACTATTTGAAGACAGGAACGTGCAAGTTTGGAGTAACATGTAAGTTTCATCATCCTAGGAACAAAGCTGGCATTGCTGGACGAGTCTCACTCAATATGTTAGGCTATCCTCTACGCTCT AATGAGGTTGATTGTGCTTATTTTCTAAGAACCGGACACTGTAAATTTGGTGCCACTTGTAAATTCAACCATCCTCAGCCTCAGCCTCAACCAACAACCAACCTCATGGTTCCTACGTCAGGCCAACAACAGTCTTATCCTTGGTCAAGCGCATCTTTTATTCCCAGCCCTCGATGGCAAGATCCCTCTGGCTACACCCCATTGCTTATGCCTCAAGGAGTTGTACCCGTTCAAGGATGGAACCCATACACC GGTCAGCTCGGCGCAGTTTCTCCTTCAGGTACTGGAAATGATCACAACAGCTACAGAAACATGCAGCAAAACGAGGCTGGCTCTCAGTCTCAAGGGTCAGTCTCGGGTCTCAATACGGCATCCTCTGTTCCATTAGGAGGGTTCTATGCATTGCCGAGTGAAAGCGTTTTCCCGGAGAGACCAGGACAACCTGAATGCCAATTCTACATGAAGACAGGAGACTGCAAGTTTGGGACAGTGTGCAAATTTCATCATCCTAGAGATAGACAAGCTCCTCCTCCTGATTGTCTCTTAAGTCCCATTGGCCTACCTTTACGCCCT GGAGAACCGTTGTGTGTGTTCTATAGTCGCTATGGAATCTGCAAGTTTGGTCCAAGCTGTAAATTTCATCACCCAATGGAAGTATTCGCATACGACAACACGGCTTCAGAGACAGATGAGGTTGTGGAAGCATCAGGTGGACATTCCAGAAGAGTCTCAGTGTCTGAAACAAGACAAGCAACTACCTCTGGGGAAGACACTACCAACTGA
- the LOC106453196 gene encoding U-box domain-containing protein 21-like, which yields MVLPWRSRGGRRAERRNLSTSGDTSVVKIKVPAQLRSSKIELVQSPRAPLTPRDAVEICRRLENATAREENAECLEIVSKIKNLAKDNGETNKKCLLQYGVVSELTSCFQRFASTREEHAPLLEEVLSVITSWLPLNRTEGFSKMGSTASLNALVRFLNAPDAKTRQNALFIIREVIAIDKRFVYALTDIEGACEGLIKIIKDSVSTSSTKASIMAIYRIISCDNKTASKLVNLGLVALIAEMIVNNAEKSVCERCLVVLNVVCDNEQSREDVLGNALIVPLIVKKILRVSDLATQCSVSILWKLWRKNDDHLLVEALQVGAFEKLLVVLQVGCEEKTKERASELLRNLNRCRNEMENTNCVDSSMHLKNVKKSF from the coding sequence atgGTGTTACCATGGAgatcaagaggaggaagaagagcagAGAGACGTAACCTATCGACTTCCGGCGATACCTCCGTCGTGAAAATTAAAGTCCCGGCTCAACTCCGATCATCAAAGATCGAGCTGGTTCAGTCACCGCGCGCGCCGTTGACACCGCGTGATGCGGTTGAGATATGCCGGAGACTTGAAAACGCGACGGCTCGCGAGGAAAATGCAGAGTGTTTGGAGATTGTTAGTAAAATCAAGAACttggcaaaagacaatggagagACGAACAAGAAGTGTCTGCTCCAATACGGCGTCGTTTCGGAGTTAACTTCTTGCTTCCAAAGATTCGCGTCGACGCGCGAGGAACACGCGCCTCTCTTAGAGGAAGTCTTGTCTGTTATAACTTCTTGGTTGCCTCTGAATCGAACCGAGGGTTTCTCCAAGATGGGATCAACTGCTTCCCTCAACGCTCTCGTGCGTTTCTTAAACGCTCCAGACGCTAAAACGAGGCAAAACGCTCTGTTTATTATCAGAGAGGTTATTGCAATCGACAAGAGGTTTGTCTACGCGTTAACAGACATCGAAGGAGCATGCGAAGGATTAATAAAGATCATCAAAGACTCTGTCTCTACAAGCTCGACGAAAGCATCTATAATGGCAATATATAGAATCATCTCATGCGACAACAAGACCGCTTCAAAACTCGTGAACTTGGGTTTGGTCGCATTGATCGCAGAGATGATCGTGAACAACGCGGAAAAGAGCGTTTGCGAGAGATGTCTCGTGGTTCTAAACGTCGTATGCGACAACGAGCAAAGCAGAGAAGACGTTCTTGGAAACGCTTTGATCGTTCCTCTTATAGTGAAAAAGATCCTACGCGTTTCGGATCTCGCAACGCAATGCTCGGTCTCTATTCTCTGGAAGCTATGGAGAAAGAACGATGATCATCTATTAGTTGAAGCTCTTCAAGTTGGTGCATTCGAGAAACTCCTAGTGGTTTTACAAGTCGGGTGCGAGGAGAAGACTAAAGAGAGAGCTAGCGAGCTGTTGCGGAACTTAAACCGATGTAGAAACGAAATGGAGAACACAAACTGTGTCGATTCTTCTATGCATTTGAAGAACGTGAAgaaatcattttaa
- the LOC106453195 gene encoding potassium channel SKOR-like, with product MGGSSGGGVSYRSEVDSDVELEDYEVDDDFGEGIVESRGNRFNPLTNFLGLDFTGGNGGKFTVINGIRDISRGSVVHPDSGCYKAWTMFIVIWALYSSFFTPLEFGFFRGLPGNLFILDILGQIAFLVDIVLTFFVAYRDSRTYRMVYRRSSIALRYLKSTFIIDFLSCMPWDIIYKVAGRKEEVRYLLLIRLYRVRRVILFFHKMEKDIRINYLFTRIVKLIFVELYCTHTAACIFYYLATTLPASQEGYTWIGSLKLGDYSYAKFREIDLWTRYTTSMYFAVVTMATVGYGDIHAVNMREMIFAMAYISFDMILGAYLIGNMTALIVKGSKTERFRDKMADIMRYMNRNKLGRNIRGQITGHLRLQYESSYTEAAVLQDIPVSIRAKIAQTLYLSYIEKVPLFRGCSSEFINQIVIRLHEEFFLPGEVIMEQGSVVDQLYFVCHGVLEEIGTAKDGSEEIVSLLQPDNSFGEISILCNIPQPYTVRVSELCRVLRLDKQSFMNILEIYFHDGRRILNNLLEGKESNGRIKQLESDITFHISKQEAELALKLNSAAFYGDLYQLKSLIRAGGDPNKTDYDGRSPLHLAASRGYEDITLYLIQESVDVNIKDKLGNTPLLEAIKNGNDRVAALLVKEGATLSIENAGTFLCTVVAKGDSDFLKRLLNNGIDPNSKDYDQRTPLHVASSEGLYLLARQLVEAGANVLKKDRWGNTPLDEALVCGNKMLIKLLEDAKTSQMSTFLNSSKEIKDKVYKKKCTVYSSHPNDSKEKRRRGIVLWVPKSIEELVRSAAEQLNFPEASCVLSEDEGKIIDVELISDGQKLYLTIET from the exons ATGGGAGGTAGCAGCGGCGGCGGAGTTTCGTACCGGAGCGAAGTCGACTCGGACGTTGAGTTGGAGGATTACGAGGTGGATGATGATTTCGGAGAAGGCATCGTAGAATCGCGAGGAAACAGATTCAATCCCCTCACCAATTTCTTAGGATTAGATTTCACCGGAGGTAACGGCGGAAAGTTCACCGTCATTAACGGAATCAGAGATATCTCCAGAGGCTCCGTTGTTCATCCTGATAGCGG ATGCTACAAGGCGTGGACCATGTTCATAGTGATATGGGCACTTTACTCTTCCTTCTTCACTCCATTGGAGTTCGGATTCTTCAGGGGATTACCAGGGAATCTGTTCATCCTCGACATCCTTGGCCAAATCGCTTTCTTAGTCGATATTGTGCTAACATTCTTCGTGGCGTATAGAGATAGCAGAACTTACAGAATGGTCTATAGACGCAGCTCCATCGCTTTACG CTACTTAAAATCAacttttattattgattttctATCATGCATGCCATGGGATATCATCTACAAG GTAGCAGGTCGAAAAGAAGAAGTGAGATACCTATTGTTGATAAGGCTATATCGAGTTCGTAGAGTGATCCTATTTTTCCACAAAATGGAGAAAGACATAAGAATCAATTATCTTTTCACAAGAATCGTCAAGCTTATATTCGTCGAGCTGTATTGCACGCACACCGCGGCTTGTATCTTCTATTACTTGGCCACCACGCTTCCTGCTTCTCAAGAAGGGTACACTTGGATTGGTAGCTTGAAACTGGGAGACTACAGTTACGCTAAGTTTAGAGAGATCGATCTCTGGACTCGGTACACCACTTCTATGTACTTCGCTGTTGTCACTATGGCAACTGTTG GTTATGGAGATATACACGCGGTTAATATGCGGGAAATGATATTCGCGATGGCCTACATTTCATTCGACATGATTCTAGGAGCCTACTTGATAGGTAACATGACAGCTTTGATTGTAAAAGGCTCAAAAACTGAGAGGTTCAGGGACAAGATGGCGGATATAATGAGGTATATGAACCGAAACAAACTCGGTAGAAACATCCGTGGCCAGATCACTGGACATTTGCGGTTGCAGTACGAAAGTAGCTACACTGAAGCAGCTGTTCTTCAAGACATACCTGTCTCTATCCGCGCTAAG ATTGCTCAAACTTTATACTTGTCGTATATTGAGAAAGTCCCTCTCTTCCGTGGATGCTCATCTGAATTCATTAACCAGATT GTTATAAGACTTCATGAAGAGTTTTTTCTCCCTGGAGAAGTAATAATGGAGCAAGGAAGTGTTGTTGATCAACTCTACTTCGTCTGTCATGGTGTATTG GAGGAGATAGGTACAGCTAAGGATGGATCTGAGGAGATAGTATCACTACTTCAACCAGATAACTCTTTTGGAGAGATTTCCATCCTCTGCAACATTCCTCAGCCTTACACAGTTCGAGTTTCCGAGCTGTGTAGGGTTCTAAGGCTAGACAAACAATCTTTTATGAACATACTCGAAATATATTTCCACGATGGACGGAGGATACTCAACAATCTGCTTGAAGGGAAAGAATCTAACGGCCGGATTAAGCAGCTGGAATCTGATATAACCTTTCATATCAGTAAACAAGAGGCAGAGCTAGCTTTGAAGTTGAATAGTGCTGCTTTCTACGGTGATCTTTACCAGCTTAAGAGCTTGATCCGAGCTGGAGGTGACCCAAATAAAACAGATTATGATGGAAGATCGCCTTTG CATCTTGCAGCTTCTAGAGGATATGAAGACATCACACTGTATCTTATTCAAGAATCAGTAGACGTAAATATCAAAGATAAACTGGGGAACACGCCGTTACTAGAAGCAATCAAGAACGGGAACGATCGAGTTGCGGCGTTGCTTGTGAAAGAAGGTGCAACGTTGAGCATAGAGAACGCAGGGACTTTCCTTTGCACTGTGGTTGCCAAAGGAGACAGCGATTTCTTAAAACGTCTTCTCAACAATGGCATTGATCCAAACTCTAAAGATTATGATCAGAGGACACCTCTTCACGTTGCTTCCTCTGAAGGGTTGTATCTCTTGGCAAGACAGTTGGTAGAAGCAGGTGCTAATGTTCTTAAAAAGGacag GTGGGGAAATACTCCTCTAGATGAAGCCCTAGTTTGTGGAAACAAGATGCTGATAAAACTACTTGAAGACGCTAAGACTTCTCAGATGTCTACGTTTCTGAATAGCTCTAAAGAGATCAAAG ATAAAGTCTATAAGAAGAAATGCACAGTGTATTCTTCACATCCGAATGATTCCAAAGAGAAAAGAAGACGAGGGATTGTATTGTGGGTGCCTAAAAGCATCGAGGAGCTTGTAAGAAGTGCAGCAGAACAGCTGAATTTTCCGGAAGCTTCTTGTGTTTTGTCTGAAGATGAAGGTAAAATTATTGATGTAGAGTTGATAAGTGATGGACAAAAACTGTATCTGACTATTGAAACATAA